In the Hordeum vulgare subsp. vulgare chromosome 7H, MorexV3_pseudomolecules_assembly, whole genome shotgun sequence genome, one interval contains:
- the LOC123407545 gene encoding GDSL esterase/lipase At5g03600-like: MKLLPAVLGLLLLLLVLNPNGVEARPAPTGGHEKKPSSATFFVFGDDFVDNGNLPLTDPVTEMSRQWAYPYGSNYVDADGFPRPNTPSGRFSNYQVQSDFIATMLGLEEAPPAHALTAEKTCDPSGMTFATGGASVLGSTSYEISTLVKQVETFKKMVKDGTITQKELSRSVALVAFSGNDYAGTNVIGLSSPNDINAYIGKVTNEIAANVDQLLKLGVTKVLVNNLHPIGCMPSHTRTNNYTACDIFGNLGASIHNNNLKQVMTSKKNVYIVDLYIAFTNIVDHAAGKGSEISKQFKRKLSPCCESLNLEGYCGQQGESSSELLYTMCDKSNKFFYWDDKHPTHAGWEAVMKQLEKPLREFVNQS, from the exons ATGAAGCTTCTTCCGGCcgtcctcggcctcctcctcctcctcctcgttctgaaTCCCAATGGCGTGGAGGCCCGGCCTGCACCTACCGGCGGCCATGAGAAGAAGCCGTCGAGCGCCACCTTCTTCGTGTTCGGGGACGACTTCGTCGACAACGGAAACCTCCCTCTGACCGACCCCGTCACTGAGATGTCGCGGCAATGGGCCTACCCCTACGGCTCAAACTACGTCGATGCCGATGGGTTTCCGCGGCCGAACACTCCGTCGGGCCGCTTCTCAAACTATCAAGTCCAGTCTGACTTCATTG CAACCATGTTGGGATTGGAGGAAGCCCCTCCGGCACATGCCTTGACGGCGGAGAAAACCTGCGACCCGTCCGGCATGACCTTCGCTACTGGTGGTGCAAGTGTGTTAGGCAGTACATCATACGAGATCTCCACCCTCGTCAAGCAGGTCGAGACTTTTAAAAAGATGGTTAAGGACGGAACCATCACACAAAAGGAACTGAGTCGGTCCGTAGCACTAGTGGCCTTCTCCGGAAATGATTATGCAGGAACCAACGTCATTGGTCTAAGTAGCCCCAACGAT ATTAATGCTTATATTGGGAAGGTGACAAACGAGATTGCAGCTAATGTGGATCAATTGTTGAAGCTCGGGGTAACAAAGGTTCTTGTCAATAATTTACACCCAATTGGCTGCATGCCATCACACACCCGAACCAACAACTACACCGCCTGCGATATATTTGGAAACTTGGGTGCATCCATCCATAACAATAATCTGAAACAAGTTATGACGTCAAAGAAGAATGTCTACATCGTTGATCTGTACATCGCCTTCACTAATATTGTTGATCATGCAGCAG GTAAAGGCTCAGAGATATCCAAGCAATTCAAGCGCAAACTATCGCCGTGTTGCGAAAGTTTGAACTTAGAAGGTTATTGTGGACAGCAAGGCGAGTCATCCTCAGAGCTACTTTACACTATGTGTGATAAGTCGAACAAATTTTTCTATTGGGATGACAAGCACCCTACACACGCAGGATGGGAGGCTGTCATGAAACAGTTGGAAAAACCCTTGAGGGAGTTTGTAAATCAATCCTAG